GCGGCCTGGGCGGCCACACCGCCCGAACCGATGGCTACGATGCCCTCGTCCGGCTCGATAACGTCGCCGTTGCCGGAAATCAGCAGCATGGAACGTTTGTCCACGGCAATCATCAGCGCTTCCAGGCGGCGCAGGTATTTGTCCGCCCGCCAGTCCCGGGCCAGTTCCACGGCCGAACGGGTCAGGATGCCGTTGTAGCGTTCCAGCTTCTGCTCCAGTTTCTCGGTCAGGGTCAAGGCATCGGCAGTGGCGCCGGCAAAGCCCACCAGGATGGTGTCGTTGTAGATGCGCCGCACCTTGCGGGCATTGTGCTTGATCACGGTGTTGTTCAGCGTCACCTGGCCGTCCCCGGCCATGACCACCCGATCCT
This window of the uncultured Desulfosarcina sp. genome carries:
- the hslV gene encoding ATP-dependent protease subunit HslV, with the protein product MTQESTSQPLRFHGTTILAVRDKDRVVMAGDGQVTLNNTVIKHNARKVRRIYNDTILVGFAGATADALTLTEKLEQKLERYNGILTRSAVELARDWRADKYLRRLEALMIAVDKRSMLLISGNGDVIEPDEGIVAIGSGGVAAQAAATALCRQTELDAREIVETAMTIASSLCVFTNDRITIEEL